From the genome of Streptomyces sp. NBC_01304:
CGCCCGCCACAGCGCGTACAGCATCCAGCCGAACACCGCGCCCAGCAGCAGCGTCCCGACGATGCCCTGCTCCGCGGCCTGCTGCAGCAGCGCCGAGTGCGGGCTGACGTCCCCGGGCGTCGTGCTCATCGGCGCCTGGCTCAGCTCGCCGAATCTGCCCGGTCCCGTGCCGAAGACCGGATCGCTCTTGGCCAGGGCGAGCGCGTCCTGCCACTGCAGGACGCGCTGCTGGGTGAGCGGGCCCTCCAGCGCCGTCGCGAGCCCCTCCGGCAGAGCGGCTTCCGCGATCGCCCAGCACAGGCTCGTCACCAGCGCCGTCGCGCACGCGAGGCCCGCCAGACCGAGCGTGCGGTGCCGCATCCGGGCCGCCGCGAGCGAGCACAGCAGCACCCCGGCGCAGGCCACGAGCCCGGTCGTCGAACCGAGGGCCGCCGCGGTCGCCGCGATGCCGGCCGCGAGCAGCCGCAGCGCCAGCCGCGCGGCGGGCTGCTCGGTGGCCCAGGCGCCGCAGCAGGCCGCACCCGTGGCCAGGACGAGCAGTGCGGTGGCGGCGCCCGCGTGGCCCAGCGGAGCGGAGGCGGCAGCGCCGGGCACACCCCGCGAAGCGTCGGAGGCCACCGCGAGGCTCAGGCCCGCGAGCGCGGCGGCGGCGCACGCGGCGGCCGGTAACAGGGCCCCGCAGATACGGCCGCCCGCATACCCGGCCGCGACGGCGAGCACCGCGAGCAGCACCCCTTCGGGCCGCCCGTCCTGGGCCGCCGCGGTGATCAACGCCCATACGGCGCACGCCCCGAGCACGGCGACGCCCGCCCCGTCCGACACGTTGCGCCGCTCCCGCTTGCGCGCCCCCGGCGGAGCGGCAGCACTCGCCATCCCTTGGCCCCCCGTCG
Proteins encoded in this window:
- a CDS encoding O-antigen ligase family protein codes for the protein MASAAAPPGARKRERRNVSDGAGVAVLGACAVWALITAAAQDGRPEGVLLAVLAVAAGYAGGRICGALLPAAACAAAALAGLSLAVASDASRGVPGAAASAPLGHAGAATALLVLATGAACCGAWATEQPAARLALRLLAAGIAATAAALGSTTGLVACAGVLLCSLAAARMRHRTLGLAGLACATALVTSLCWAIAEAALPEGLATALEGPLTQQRVLQWQDALALAKSDPVFGTGPGRFGELSQAPMSTTPGDVSPHSALLQQAAEQGIVGTLLLGAVFGWMLYALWRAHRSTQVVLTAAAALTALAAVASVGNALSFTPVTAGAGLLAGLATAHPLRDEWDPQAGDAEAVRSRPRRVGGGGPEGSAGLRLRRRPRRGFRGGRG